Proteins from a genomic interval of Medicago truncatula cultivar Jemalong A17 chromosome 3, MtrunA17r5.0-ANR, whole genome shotgun sequence:
- the LOC120579745 gene encoding uncharacterized protein, which yields MLENRNNKIRNYDPINDELLDDHHDNWVLEDSPPFLTVEELESLRNDLANMTIQPISNDIDGLNLDEDDDYGNDAPDTNAENMDQSNVFDEAAGEDVEFLDELQIQSILTPWN from the exons ATGCTAGAAAATAG GAACAACAAAATTCGAAACTATGACCCCATCAATGATGAATTACTTGATGATCATCATGATAATTGGGTGTTGGAGGATTCACCGCCATTTTTAACAGTTGAGGAGTTGGAATCATTACGCAATGATCTTGCCAATATGACCATCCAACCTATTTCAAATGATATTG ATGGATTGAATTTGGATGAGGATGATGATTATGGCAATGATGCACCTGACACTAATGCAGAAAACATGGATCAAAGTAATGTTTTTGATGAAGCTGCTGGAGAAGATGTTGAATTCCTTGATgaacttcaaattcaatcaatattGACTCCTTGGAATTAA